GGACATCATTGACTTTGATGCCTATAATCACCTCTCAAGCTTTATCTTATATGCGGAGGAGGTGAAGGCATTTTTCGAAAGAGGAGGTGCAGTAGGTTGGGGGATCATCCCCACAGAGGCAGAGGCCCTCAAAAGGGCTGTGACTGAGGAATTGTTCAAGAGGTTGGAAGAGGGGATTGTTTGCCTCAAGGAGCGAGGCATAGATGAGGACATGCTCTACAGGGGTTCTCTGATCACCCCCAGTTGTGGCACAGGCTTGCTGAACAGGACTGAGGCGCAAAAGGTCTATGAGGGGACGAGGCAGATCAGTGCCCTTTTTAGGGAGAGGATTACAAGATAGCAGAGAGGTCAAAAAATGCTTGACTTTCTGCCGGGGGATGTATTATTCACGGAAATACGGACAAAATGGGAGGTAATAATCCAATGATTCTAATAGGGGAGAGCATTCATGTTATCGCAAGGGATGTAAATGAAGCAGTGAAAGAGAGGAATCCAAAGGTGATCCAAGACTTGGCTGTAGCTCAGGCCGAGGCTGGAGCCGACTACATAGATTTAAACGTCGGGCCAGCGAGGAAGGACCCTGAAGAGATGATGCAATGGATAGTGAATGCGGTTCAGGAGGCTGTGGATCTTCCCCTCTCTATAGATACTATGAACCCTGTGGCCATGGAGGCCGGTTTGAAGGTATGCAAGAAGAGGCCCCTTTTAAATTCAGCTTCGAACAAGACCGAGAGCAAACAGCAGATGCTTCCTCTTGCCAAGAAATACGATTGTGACGTCGTCATATCGGTTATAGCCGACTATGGAATGCCTCCTGATGTTGATGAGCGGGTCTCGAGCATCCTTGAGGTGGTGGAACATGCCAATGGTCTTGGTATACCCAATGAAAGCATATGGGTTGATCCCATTATTCTACCGATCAGCACGGCTGGCGAGGGACAGCGCCATGCAGCGGCAAATCTGGAGTTTATAAAAATACTTCCTGACCTCCTGCCCGGCGTGAAGTCAACAGTGGGGCTTTCAAATGTCTCCAATGGGGTCCCAAAGGAGCTTCGGCCTATACTCAACCAGACGTTTGCAGTCATGCTCCAGAGAAACGGACTCTACTCTGCCATTGCAGATGTCCTTGAAAAAGCATTTGTTCGCTTGGTAAGGGGTGAGATGCCCGAGATCAGCGATCTGATCCATAAGGTCATGGACGGCGAGGAGGTAGAGCTTTCCTCCCTTTCCAAGGAGGAGAAGGATTATGTGAAGACAGCAGAGGTTATGATCGGGAAGACCCTTTATTCTGACGCCTGGCTCGAGAGCTAAATCTTAATAAAAGGAGGGTGGATGATGGAGTATAGAGCACCAATTGATTCTTACCCTGGTGTGGCAAGGGAGGTAACGATAGGCAAAGGGGAGAAGGCCCTAAGGCTCGGGGGGGAAAACATCCTACCGCTTCATTCTTTTGATGAAGGTTCTTATCCCAACCCCCCTAAATTTGCTCTAGAGCTATGGGATATGGAGCCGGAGGACTGGCCTGAGTGGGGAGTTGAGCCCTTCAAGGATGTTGTCTCAGATCCTATTGCTTGGGCGAAGAAATGTGAGGCCTATGGGGCAGATGCGGTCTGCCTCAGGCTTGTGAGCACCGACCCGTCGGTGAAGGATAGCCCCCCAGAGCAGGCAGCCGAGATAACAAAAAGGGTGGCGGAGGCGATAAATTGCCCACTTGTCATCTACGGCTCAGCAGATGCCGACAAAGATGCCTTGGTCCTTCCCAAGGTGGCCGAGGCCTGTAGCGGGATAAACCTCCTTTTGGGTCCAGTTTTAAAGGAGAACTATGAAGTAGTCGCCAAGGTGGCCCTGGATCATGGCCACACATTGATCGCCCAGACCCCAGTTGATATCAACCTCCTAAAGGAACTCAACGTAAGGCTCAGTAAATTCTGCCCCTTGGATAGGATCGTGATAGATCCCTTATCTTCGGCCCTTGGATATGGGTTTGAGTACACCTTCAGCTTGATGGAGCGGGTGAAGCAGGCCGGGGTGATCTTTAAGGATGATATGACCCAGATGCCGATAATAGCCAACCTGGGGACAGAATCCTGGAAGACAAGAGAGGCAAAGGAGACCAAGGAGCAGGCCCTGATTTGGGAAGGGGTAACGGCCCTTTCCTTTCTTATGGCTGGGGCGAATATCCTAGTTCTGAGGCATCCCGATACCTTGAACTTAATAAAAGAAATCACTGGAGGTAATGGAAAATGAGTGAAAAAAAGGAAATG
This genomic window from Deltaproteobacteria bacterium contains:
- a CDS encoding dihydropteroate synthase; the protein is MILIGESIHVIARDVNEAVKERNPKVIQDLAVAQAEAGADYIDLNVGPARKDPEEMMQWIVNAVQEAVDLPLSIDTMNPVAMEAGLKVCKKRPLLNSASNKTESKQQMLPLAKKYDCDVVISVIADYGMPPDVDERVSSILEVVEHANGLGIPNESIWVDPIILPISTAGEGQRHAAANLEFIKILPDLLPGVKSTVGLSNVSNGVPKELRPILNQTFAVMLQRNGLYSAIADVLEKAFVRLVRGEMPEISDLIHKVMDGEEVELSSLSKEEKDYVKTAEVMIGKTLYSDAWLES
- a CDS encoding acetyl-CoA decarbonylase/synthase complex subunit delta, whose protein sequence is MMEYRAPIDSYPGVAREVTIGKGEKALRLGGENILPLHSFDEGSYPNPPKFALELWDMEPEDWPEWGVEPFKDVVSDPIAWAKKCEAYGADAVCLRLVSTDPSVKDSPPEQAAEITKRVAEAINCPLVIYGSADADKDALVLPKVAEACSGINLLLGPVLKENYEVVAKVALDHGHTLIAQTPVDINLLKELNVRLSKFCPLDRIVIDPLSSALGYGFEYTFSLMERVKQAGVIFKDDMTQMPIIANLGTESWKTREAKETKEQALIWEGVTALSFLMAGANILVLRHPDTLNLIKEITGGNGK